Proteins encoded together in one Impatiens glandulifera chromosome 1, dImpGla2.1, whole genome shotgun sequence window:
- the LOC124919300 gene encoding myosin-binding protein 3-like isoform X1: MACQAIHSWTFAGLVGAFVNLTIAYFLLCASAVVYFASKFLGFLGLSLPCPCNGLQTLLIDCPKETVSSVMVSVKRSFPFNSIYQEDYSLNLRLISDGKNENVGVVQIDDGASSSLVTRRRNSRDSTGNGPFTPKRLEIGLGCDELGNDAPESGEISPYSSYIFSSTEMGSGWDQTHFIGKGGSIEDSDSDPGEDHAIKRDDKVVHANPTMMEEKSECSCEEEQEDHDAELEMIKQIEEKEAIRILQRALEEERAHRAALYVELEKERIAASSAADEAMAMILRLQEEKALREMETRQYRRMVEERTAYEEEEMTILKEIIVSREREKHFLEKEVEVYREQSASAQIHEF; this comes from the exons ATGGCATGCCAGGCTATTCATTCTTGGACATTTGCTGGTTTGGTGGGAGCTTTTGTAAATCTTACTATTGCTTATTTCTTATTGTGTGCTTCAGCAGTTGTCTATTTCGCTTCCAAATTTCTGGGTTTTCTGGGTTTATCTTTACCATGTCCTTGCAATGGTTTGCAAACACTATTAATAGATTGTCCAAAAGAAACTGTCTCTTCAGTTATGGTGTCTGTGAAGAGAAGTTTCCCTTTCAATTCCATTTATCAAGAAgattatagtttgaatttgaggTTGATTAGTGATGGGAAGAATGAAAATGTAGGAGTTGTTCAAATTGATGATGGTGCATCTTCTAGTTTAGTCACCCGGAGGAGGAATTCTCGAGATTCTACAGGGAATGGACCCTTCACGCCCAAAAGACTTGAGATTGGTTTGGGATGTGATGAATTGGGAAATGATGCCCCGGAGAGTGGAGAAATTTCTCCATATTCATCCTATATTTTCTCTTCAACAGAAATGGGAAGCGGTTGGGATCAGACTCATTTCATTGGTAAAGGAGGATCAATCGAAGATTCTGATTCTGATCCTGGTGAGGACCATGCCATTAAAC GGGATGATAAAGTGGTTCATGCCAATCCGACTATGATGGAGGAAAAGAGTGAATGCTCTtgtgaagaagaacaagaagatcaTGATGCAGAACTAGAGATGATAAAACAAATCGAGGAAaaagaggcaatcagaatcctTCAGAGAGCATTGGAAGAGGAGCGAGCCCATCGTGCAGCTCTCTATGTGGAGCTTGAGAAGGAGAGGATTGCTGCTTCCAGTGCTGCAGACGAAGCCATGGCCATGATCTTGAGGCTGCAGGAGGAGAAGGCATTGAGGGAAATGGAAACGAGACAATACCGAAGAATGGTGGAGGAGAGGACAGCttacgaagaagaagaaatgacaATCTTGAAAGAGATAATCGTGTCCAGAGAAAGGGAGAAACATTTCTTGGAGAAGGAAGTTGAAGTTTACAGGGAGCAGTCTGCTTCTGCCCAAATCCACGAATTTTAA
- the LOC124919299 gene encoding NADH dehydrogenase [ubiquinone] flavoprotein 1, mitochondrial: MVPTRAILGLRRAALLHRQSELSVLGRKAFNTQAAPNATASQTPPPPPPPERTHFGGLKDEDRIFTNIYGVHDPFLKGALKRGDWHRTKDLVVKGADWIVNEMKKSGLRGRGGAGFPSGLKWSFMPKVSDGRPSYLVVNADESEPGTCKDREIMRHDPHKLLEGCLIAGVGMRASAAYIYIRGEYVNERLNLEKARQEAYAAGLLGKNACGSGYDFEVHIHYGAGAYICGEETALLESLEGKQGKPRLKPPFPANSGLYGCPTTVTNVETVAVSPTILRRGPEWFAGFGRKNNSGTKLFCVSGHVNKPCTVEEEMSISLRELIDRHCGGVRGGWDNLLAVIPGGSSVPLLPKDICDDVLMDYDALKAVQSGLGTAAVIVMDKSADVVDAIARLSYFYKHESCGQCTPCREGTGWLWMVMERLKVGEAKIEEIDMLQEITKQIEGHTICALGDAAAWPVQGLIRHFRPELERRIRDRAQRELLQAAAA, translated from the exons ATG GTACCTACTAGGGCCATCCTTGGCTTACGGAGAGCGGCCCTGCTTCATCGTCAAAGTGAGTTATCAGTTCTAGGCAGGAAAGCTTTTAATACTCAAGCTGCTCCAAATGCTACTGCATCCCAGACCCCTCCTCCTCCCCCACCACCTGAGAGAACACATTTTGGTGGCCTAAAAGATGAAGATCGAATCTTCACCAACATATACGGGGTGCACGACCCATTTCTCAAGGGTGCCTTGAAACGAGGCGATTGGCACAGGACCAAAGATCTCGTAGTCAAGGGTGCTGATTGGATCGTGAATGAAATGAAGAAATCTGGTCTTCGTGGACGTGGTGGTGCAGGTTTCCCATCTGGTCTAAAATGGTCTTTCATGCCAAAAGTATCAGACGGCCGTCCTTCCTATCTTGTTGTTAACGCCGACGAAAGTGAGCCGGGAACCTGTAAAGACAGGGAAATAATGAGGCACGACCCTCATAAATTGTTAGAAGGCTGCCTCATTGCTGGCGTGGGAATGCGAGCTTCCGCTGCATACATTTACATAAGAGGGGAATACGTTAACGAGCGCCTTAACCTTGAGAAAGCTAGACAAGAAGCGTACGCAGCTGGATTATTAGGAAAGAATGCTTGTGGGTCCGGTTACGACTTCGAAGTGCATATCCATTACGGTGCTGGCGCTTACATTTGCGGTGAAGAGACCGCGTTGCTCGAAAGCCTGGAAGGTAAACAAGGAAAACCGAGGCTGAAGCCGCCTTTTCCTGCAAACTCAGGGCTTTACGGTTGTCCAACAACTGTCACTAATGTGGAAACCGTCGCTGTTTCCCCCACAATTCTGAGACGCGGACCGGAATGGTTTGCTGGTTTCGGTAGGAAGAACAATTCTGGGACGAAACTGTTTtgtgtttccggtcatgtgaaCAAACCTTGTACTGTTGAAGAGGAGATGAGTATTTCGTTAAGGGAGCTGATTGACAGGCATTGCGGAGGTGTCAGAGGTGGTTGGGACAATCTTCTCGCTGTGATTCCTGGTGGGTCGTCAGTTCCCTTGCTTCCAAAGGATATATGCGACGATGTGCTGATGGACTATGATGCACTTAAGGCTGTCCAATCTGGGTTGGGAACTGCAGCGGTTATTGTGATGGATAAGTCGGCTGATGTTGTGGATGCCATTGCTCGTTTGTCGTATTTCTACAAGCATGAGAGCTGTGGGCAATGTACCCCTTGTAGGGAGGGTACAGGTTGGCTTTGGATGGTTATGGAGAGGCTGAAAGTTGGGGAGGCGAAGATTGAAGAGATTGATATGCTTCAGGAGATTACAAAGCAGATTGAAGGGCATACAATTTGCGCTTTGGGGGATGCTGCTGCATGGCCTGTTCAAGGTCTTATTCGTCATTTTAGGCCCGAGCTTGAGAGGAGAATTAGGGATCGTGCTCAGAGGGAGTTGCTTCAGGCAGCGGCTGCTTGA
- the LOC124919300 gene encoding myosin-binding protein 3-like isoform X2: MACQAIHSWTFAGLVGAFVNLTIAYFLLCASAVVYFASKFLGFLGLSLPCPCNGLQTLLIDCPKETVSSVMVSVKRSFPFNSIYQEDYSLNLRLISDGKNENVGVVQIDDGASSSLVTRRRNSRDSTGNGPFTPKRLEIGLGCDELGNDAPESGEISPYSSYIFSSTEMGSGWDQTHFIGKGGSIEDSDSDPGDDKVVHANPTMMEEKSECSCEEEQEDHDAELEMIKQIEEKEAIRILQRALEEERAHRAALYVELEKERIAASSAADEAMAMILRLQEEKALREMETRQYRRMVEERTAYEEEEMTILKEIIVSREREKHFLEKEVEVYREQSASAQIHEF; encoded by the exons ATGGCATGCCAGGCTATTCATTCTTGGACATTTGCTGGTTTGGTGGGAGCTTTTGTAAATCTTACTATTGCTTATTTCTTATTGTGTGCTTCAGCAGTTGTCTATTTCGCTTCCAAATTTCTGGGTTTTCTGGGTTTATCTTTACCATGTCCTTGCAATGGTTTGCAAACACTATTAATAGATTGTCCAAAAGAAACTGTCTCTTCAGTTATGGTGTCTGTGAAGAGAAGTTTCCCTTTCAATTCCATTTATCAAGAAgattatagtttgaatttgaggTTGATTAGTGATGGGAAGAATGAAAATGTAGGAGTTGTTCAAATTGATGATGGTGCATCTTCTAGTTTAGTCACCCGGAGGAGGAATTCTCGAGATTCTACAGGGAATGGACCCTTCACGCCCAAAAGACTTGAGATTGGTTTGGGATGTGATGAATTGGGAAATGATGCCCCGGAGAGTGGAGAAATTTCTCCATATTCATCCTATATTTTCTCTTCAACAGAAATGGGAAGCGGTTGGGATCAGACTCATTTCATTGGTAAAGGAGGATCAATCGAAGATTCTGATTCTGATCCTG GGGATGATAAAGTGGTTCATGCCAATCCGACTATGATGGAGGAAAAGAGTGAATGCTCTtgtgaagaagaacaagaagatcaTGATGCAGAACTAGAGATGATAAAACAAATCGAGGAAaaagaggcaatcagaatcctTCAGAGAGCATTGGAAGAGGAGCGAGCCCATCGTGCAGCTCTCTATGTGGAGCTTGAGAAGGAGAGGATTGCTGCTTCCAGTGCTGCAGACGAAGCCATGGCCATGATCTTGAGGCTGCAGGAGGAGAAGGCATTGAGGGAAATGGAAACGAGACAATACCGAAGAATGGTGGAGGAGAGGACAGCttacgaagaagaagaaatgacaATCTTGAAAGAGATAATCGTGTCCAGAGAAAGGGAGAAACATTTCTTGGAGAAGGAAGTTGAAGTTTACAGGGAGCAGTCTGCTTCTGCCCAAATCCACGAATTTTAA